A region of the Mesotoga sp. UBA6090 genome:
CTTAACTATCGCGCCTGCGCGTACTGGAAAGTTGAGCGAGCTCAGAAGCTTTTCGGCTCTTCTTCTGAGGTCTCTACGATTAAGATTCCACCACGAGCTCATCTCTCTTCCCAAATATATGTTCTCGGCAACTGTGAGATCTTCACTAAGATTCAACTCCTGGTAGATTACCGCTATTCCACGCTCTATAGAATCTGAAGGTCCCTCAATACGAACTTCATTACCTTCGAGAAATATCTTCCCTTCATTTTGCCTGTAAACACCACTCAATATCTTCATGAGAGTCGACTTGCCAGCGCCGTTTTCACCTATCAGAGCAAGAATCTCTCCTCGCTTTAGATCGAAACTGACGTTATCCAGCGCCTTTACTCCGGGAAAGCTCTTGGAGATGCCCTCCATCTTGAGAATGAAATCATCCATTGCTGCTCCCCCTGATTTGAAGTGAAGTCTTCAGAAGAATCGTGCTGTTTGTTTTCTGACCGCTGATCTTTCTCAGAAGTATCTCACCGGAAGCCCTACCCATAGCGTATCCATCTTGACGCACGGTAGTCAACGTAGGATTGGTCATACTTGAGAAGAGTATGTCATCGAATCCTGTAACCGATACTTTTCCAGGTACATCGTATTCCATCTCGGTCAACTCCATTATCGCTCCGAATGCTATCATATCGTTACCACATACTATAGCATCGGGTATTCCCTTGAGTTTTCTCAGCATCTCTCTACCGCTTTCAAAGGTATAGTCTCCAAAATGTATCTCGAAACTCCTATTCTCTTCTGAGATAGCATCTTCAAATGCCCTAAGCCTTTCTCTTGAGGAAAATGTGTTCACGGGACCATTTAGAAAGGCAAAGCTTTTGTGACCCCCTTTAATTAGATAATTCATCATCTTTTTCATCCCATCGTAATTGTCTGAAAAAACATAAGAGACTTCATCCCAATCTTGATAGTTGTCGATAATCACAATGGGCAGATTTGACGAAATCGACTTAACAAACTCAGGAAGCTCTCCGAGGATTATTGCACCAATTCCCTCAATATTCCGTGAATACAGAGCCTTTAGAAGCTCCTCCTCTTTCAAAGAATCGCCAGATGAACTGGCAAGAAAAATGAAGTATCCCTTCTCGCGCAGATAATCTTCAGCTCCCTTCACTATTTCGGAGAAAAAGGGATTCACTATATCGGGGATAAGAAAGCCTATCATACCGCTACTGCCGATTCTGAGGCCTCTGGCAAGCCTATTGGGAACATAACCAAGCTCCCGAGAGGCTCTAATGACTCTTTCTTCGAGCTCGGGACTTACATATAGGCTCTTGTTAAGTACTCTGGAGACTGTGGCTGTCGAAACCCCGGCCTTCTCCGCTACTTCACGTATACTGATCTTAGTCTTCACTGATATTAAAGATCCTCCTGTAAACGTTTACGTAAACGATTACACACCAATATAAACACTCCCGTATTGTAATAGCCAAATCCCATCGAATCTAATCCTGTCCGCTCAGCGAAAGCACAAAGCGATTATCGGTGAATTACTCTTCTATACTTTTCCTTTCTCGTTCAGTCGTACCTGGTCATGAGTACAGCTTCGATCGATAGAAAGTGTTATTATTCTTCAGATCGATGAGATGAAAGGACCTGTTTCGGTTATGATTCCAGTTATTCTTGCCGCAGGAATGGGGAAACGTCTGAAGTCATTAGTTCCAAAACCTCTGATGAATATGAAGGGAAGACCTATGGTAAAGCATGTTCTTGAAAAGGCTTTCGAGGTCTCTAAATGTGACAGAGCGGTAGTAGTAATAAACCTTGATTTTGAGAGAGATTTCGCA
Encoded here:
- a CDS encoding LacI family DNA-binding transcriptional regulator, whose protein sequence is MKTKISIREVAEKAGVSTATVSRVLNKSLYVSPELEERVIRASRELGYVPNRLARGLRIGSSGMIGFLIPDIVNPFFSEIVKGAEDYLREKGYFIFLASSSGDSLKEEELLKALYSRNIEGIGAIILGELPEFVKSISSNLPIVIIDNYQDWDEVSYVFSDNYDGMKKMMNYLIKGGHKSFAFLNGPVNTFSSRERLRAFEDAISEENRSFEIHFGDYTFESGREMLRKLKGIPDAIVCGNDMIAFGAIMELTEMEYDVPGKVSVTGFDDILFSSMTNPTLTTVRQDGYAMGRASGEILLRKISGQKTNSTILLKTSLQIRGSSNG